The DNA window CATGAACAAGTTGCATACTTCTCAGCTCAGACATATGATGAAGAACAGGCCAATTATGTTGAAACTGCCAGATGAGATTTGGAAGTATGATTATAAAACCCACAATGACACCCCAAAAAAGATATTTTGAAAGAAACAGATGCCTGTGAGGAGATGCTAACAAGGCAATGGCAAAGGCCCCAAAAATGAATACAATGGAATATTTATTTAGAAAACCAAAGCCAAAAACTACTGCTATCCAGATCCAAAATTTTGGATTCCTCCTTTTTACCATCACAATTGTTAAATACATAAAAAGTGTCCAATAGAACTGATTGAATGCCACAGGTTGGAACAGAAAGTTTGTATGTAAGTAAGAAGGAGAAAGCAGGTAAGCTAAACCAGCTAAAGCTATGGCTTTTTTCTGCCCTCCCAATTCCATAACGGTAAGGCCAATAGTAACAATAGTTAATCCCCCTATTATTGCTGGGAAGAATCTTAGAGCAAACGGAGTATTGCCAAATATTAATGTTGCAACGTTCCCAATTAAGGCAGTTGAAGGAGGAACAGAAATGTAGCCCCATGCTAAATGTTGACCTTGAGCATAGTACAAATAGGCATCTCTATGAAGCTCGAAATTGTTGATAGTCAGGAAATGAACTGTTACTTTCAAAGTAGCAAGTGAAAGAAGTATTAGCCATTCAGTTGAATAAAACCGGCTTTTTAAAATCATTTGATATTTCAGAGTACTTAGTGTAATTATCGCTAACGTTTAGTATGTAAGCAGTTGCGGATTGAAGCTATTCTTTTTATGATATTAATATACCTATTTTAACACAAAAAGCGGTTTGAGTACACACCCATACCGCTATTGCTATTATATAATATTGTAAGTAGTTTTTATTTCAACTCTTTCAGCAAAGTGTTTGCAGCAAGTTTCCCTAATTCATTCGAAGCTAAAGGGCTTGCGCCAGTAATTAATTTTCTATCGACACAAACCGTATTATCTGATTCCGTATTTACAATAATTGCTCCTAAACTTTTTAATCTTTCACTTACTCCTGCGGTCATATGACCCGGTAAATAACCAATCATTGGTGTCATTTCATCGACGGCGTCAGGAAAAACAGCCATTTTGTATCCGTCATAAAGGAATTTTTGATTGTCCAGCGTAGTGGATAATAATGCTCCTGGTCCATGACAAAGCGTAATGGTGAACAAATTATTTTGATGTGCCCAGTTCAATACCTTACTTATATTTTTATCTTCTGGAATGCCAATCATTACTCCATGTCCCCCTGGCACAAATACAGCAGCATAAGAATTATCATTCTCAAATGAACTAGCGATAAAGTCTGTCAACTTACGCGGTTGTTCAAAATTCGTTTTGTACTCATTATAAATAGCTTTCACATTCTCATCTTCATAAGGGAAAGCCCACATTTCGAATACAACAGGTTTGCCAGTAGGAGTTACAATTTCAAAATCGAACCCAGCATTTTTAAGGTGTAACATCGGCACAAGTGCTTCTACAGGGTGGTTTCCTGTAGAAAATAGTTTACCATTTTTCATCTCCAAGTTTTTGTGCTCGGTGAAAATCACCAAAATCTTAGACCTCTCTCCTTGGTATTTGGTATATTGAATGTGTTCAAAATCTGTTACAGAAACAGTTCCTAACTTCAATGCTATATTTGACGGGCTATACGAGCCGTCTTCTTCCAGTGTAGGTTTTGTCATAAAGTAGATTACCACTAATGCTAGTGCAATAAAACTTACTAACCCAATTAATACTTTTTTAATCATGATTTTAATTTGTTTTAGAATATTATTTAATTGATTTTGAATATAATTTTTTCGTTTCTAATTAATAGTGGTTCTAATTCCTTACTTCAGATATAAAAAACGTTTCAATGTTTTTTATACATTATTAGGCAATTATTCTTAACTGCCAAATTTTTGCTAATTCTATCTATTCATTCGGCTGAGGTACATCTCTCTTACTTACACCTTTTTCATCTGCAATCTCTTTTGACCTATCATAGTCTTCTAAATCTGCTACAAGACCATTTTGACCAGCGCCTTTCTTAGGAGTAAATGAAAGAGATGTAAAAAGTGGGAAATGATCCGAACCAATAGATGGTAATCGCTGAATAGAATGCAAAGTAAAATGATCACTATGGAACAAATGATCCAATGGCCATCTTAAAAAAGGGTATTTTACATGAAAGGTATTGAACATACCTCGTCCTATTCGTGGATCTAGTAAACCACTAATTTTACGGAATAATCGGGTTGTTGAAGACCATGCTACATCATTGAGATCACCTGTTACTATTACGGGTTGGTTACTCTTATCAACACTTCGCGCAACAATAATTAACTCGGCATCCCGCTCTGCTGACTCAGTATTTTCTGTAGGACTGGGAGGAGCTGGGTGGACAAAATGTGTACGAACCCTATCTCCGGTTCGCAATTCCAAAAATACATGGATAGAAGGGACATCTTTCTCAACTAAAAATGAAATTTCCTGGTCATACAATGGCAATTTTGAATAGAGGTGCATGCCATAGAGATTATCAAGGGGACATTTAACAGTAAATGGCATATCGGATTCCAAAACCTTGAGTTGCTTTTCCCACCACTGATCTGATTCTAATGTTACAAGAATATCCGGCTGGTGTTTTTTTACCAATTTTATTAAAGCCTCAGCATTTCGATTTGGGGTAAGAACATTAGAAGTAATAATACTCAACTTTCTATCATTATCGTATTCATTACAAGATATGACCTCCTTTGGATAAAAGATGGTATAAGGCACTATCCACCATAATTGCCAAATTAAACAAAGAGCAGTTATAGAAATCAAGATCAATGTAAAAGGCTGTCGTTCATCTAGCAAAAGAATAATGATAATCAGCAGAGCCAACGAAAAAAACATAATTTGCAATCGGGGGAAGTCCATTGCTCTGATAATCCAATGCGGATTTTGAGATAAAGGTAAAACCGTAACCAGCAATGTTAGAACGGTGCAAATAATAATTATAGTTTGCATATCAGTTTTTGTATTTATTATTGTCTAACGATCAGATATGGTGCCTGCCTCTGGACTTAAATTAATTTCTTCTAAAGTATCGGTTTTACCTTTTAGTTTAGATAGCTCGGTAGAGGCATATGCTATATCGCTTTTTAGATCTCGATTATAGTCAGGTATTTCTTTGCATATTCAATTTCCTTCCTCTCCGTTGGCGAATCTTTCGTTAATTCTAAAAGCAGCCCAAAGTATTTGTTCGCCTTGTCCACATCTCCAATTCTTATTGCGGCTATGCCAGCACCATATAATCCATTGAATCGGTTGGGGTGCTGTGATAAATCATATTCAAAGGCTTTCAATGCATCTTCAGGTTTTTTCAGCTCTAAAAGAAGATCACCCAGAAGTTCACCTGCAGGTAGTACTTCTCCAGGAGTTACAGGGTGCTTTGAGGTATTGTACTCGTTTGTAGCTGCTTCTTGCATTAGTGCTATTGATTCATTTTCTGCTCCTTTTGCGAAGCTGATCCAAGCCTGAATAGTCTTGATTTGAATTTCAATCTGATTCGCTTTATACTCATCTTTTAAGTCAATTAGTTTTTTCTGATTTGCTTGAAGTATTGCAAGTTCTTTTTCAGCTGCAGCCACATCTCCGGATCTGACAGATCCTATTGCTCTTGCGAAGCGAAGAATAGACTTTTCCCAGGGAAAATTATCCCAATCTATTTCCATTGATGGTAATTCCAATTTGGCTGCTTCAGACCAATTTTTGTTTTCTAGTGCAATTCTAGATGGTATAGCTGCTCCGGTATAAGCTATTTTGAAATTAGCCGGAAAAACCTTCTTGAATGTTTTCATGTACTCATACTGTTCAATGGCTTTTTGATTGTTCCCTACTTGTAAGTATGCATATACTAGATAATCCATG is part of the Hyphobacterium sp. CCMP332 genome and encodes:
- the hchA gene encoding protein deglycase HchA encodes the protein MTKPTLEEDGSYSPSNIALKLGTVSVTDFEHIQYTKYQGERSKILVIFTEHKNLEMKNGKLFSTGNHPVEALVPMLHLKNAGFDFEIVTPTGKPVVFEMWAFPYEDENVKAIYNEYKTNFEQPRKLTDFIASSFENDNSYAAVFVPGGHGVMIGIPEDKNISKVLNWAHQNNLFTITLCHGPGALLSTTLDNQKFLYDGYKMAVFPDAVDEMTPMIGYLPGHMTAGVSERLKSLGAIIVNTESDNTVCVDRKLITGASPLASNELGKLAANTLLKELK
- a CDS encoding endonuclease/exonuclease/phosphatase family protein; its protein translation is MQTIIIICTVLTLLVTVLPLSQNPHWIIRAMDFPRLQIMFFSLALLIIIILLLDERQPFTLILISITALCLIWQLWWIVPYTIFYPKEVISCNEYDNDRKLSIITSNVLTPNRNAEALIKLVKKHQPDILVTLESDQWWEKQLKVLESDMPFTVKCPLDNLYGMHLYSKLPLYDQEISFLVEKDVPSIHVFLELRTGDRVRTHFVHPAPPSPTENTESAERDAELIIVARSVDKSNQPVIVTGDLNDVAWSSTTRLFRKISGLLDPRIGRGMFNTFHVKYPFLRWPLDHLFHSDHFTLHSIQRLPSIGSDHFPLFTSLSFTPKKGAGQNGLVADLEDYDRSKEIADEKGVSKRDVPQPNE